The genome window GACGTTGCCAATGTAGCCTTCCCGGCGTCTCAAGGGTTGGTGCTCCTCTTGCAAAGGAGCACCAACCCAAAACCATTGGCCTTTCATGAGCAGTAAAATCTTGGCACATACTATCCCCAGGCAGGTGGGCAAAATGGAAAGAGAAGAACCGCAGGTCGACAGGCGGCTCGTCGAATCGCTCAACGAGCGGATCGCCATGCTGGCCGTCGACATGGAAAAGATCCGCGTGGCTGAGTACGTCGACCTCTTTAACGACCCGAAACGTCTCTTATACCTGAACTTTCTGGCTGGACTGGCGCGCGGCCTGGGCATGACTGTCGGCTTTACGGTCCTCGGCGCGGTGGCCGTGCTGATCCTGCGCGAATTGGTGGTGCTTAACCTGCCGCTCATCGGCGGGTTCATCGCCGAGGTGGTCCGCATGGTCCAGACCCAATTGGGCATGTAAATAAGGATCCAACACTGAGGCAAATGGGCCGCACAGGCAGTTTGCCCTTTTTCAAATGAAAATGAATAGGGGAAAGAGGGGATACCGATGCCGGACAGCCATGAGGCCGCCTGGTGGCGGCTCAATGCGATGGAGACGGACATCCGGGACCAACTGACCCACATGACCCAGGACGCCCTGGGGGAATCGATGGGCGAATCGATCCAGGAATTGAGCCTCTATGACAACCACCCCGCCGATGTGGGCAGCGAGGTCTACGAGCGGGGCAAGGACCTAGGGACGCGGGACCGCTACAGCCGGGAACTGGACGAGATCGCCAACGCCAAGCGGCGCATCAGCGAGGGCATCTACGGGATCTGCGAAAAATGCCATCAAAGAATCCCTGATGAGCGGATGGAGGCCGTGCCGACGGCGACGCTCTGCATCGAATGCCAGAGCCATGAAGAGGAGTTGCACCCGGATCGCCATCCCCGTCCCATTGAAGAGGACGTGGCCCCCTACCCTTGGGGAGGGAACTCGGACAACCTCTTTTCCATTGGTGAGCATGGGACGGACCGCGACGAAAACGACCCGACTATGTTCGATGGCGAGGACACCTGGCAGATCCTGGCCCAGTATGGCAGTTCCGACACGCCGAGCGATATTGAGTTCACGCCCGAGTACCCCAAGATCGCGCCCAACCACTTCGAGCGGGTCGGAGGGACCGAAGCCATCGAGATGATCCCTGTCGAAAAGGGGAAAGATGGTGTCTTTTATCAGGACATGGATGGCGTCGATGACGAAGAGGGACCCCATCGCCTGTAGGCCGGCCTTGCGCCGGCTTTTATGTTTTTAAAATCATCCCAGCGCTGTCACGGCATGGGCGGCGCGGCAAGGTCTATGGATTTTAACAGGAGCTTCATAATATGAAGAGGCCTCTGATGAGACATTCTATGCCTAGACCAGCACGGGAGGAGGTGAAGAACAAGAATGCCGAACCGGAACAAAGCCGTATTCCCTGGGGCGCAAGGCGCGCTGGACCGCTTCAAGTATGAAGTGGCCGCCGAAATCGGCCTGGCCAACAAGGTTCAAAGCGCCGGCTGGGAAAACATGACCACTCGTGAGGTTGGTTCCATCGGTGGTTTCATGACCAAGAAGATGGTCCAACTGGCCGAGCAACAACTGGCCCAGAGCAACGGCGTTTCCGCTACCCTGGCCCGTTCTGCCGGATCCGACGCCCAACAAGGCGCGCTTCAAGATTCCGGCCGATAGGTTTTACCATACAGAGGTCAGCCGCAAGGCTGGCCTTTGTCGCGTCGGTTGCGCCCCCGGCCCCTGCGTGCTAAAATGTTTCAGATTGGGCACTCTGGAAAAGGAGGGACTGGGCCATGAGCCACGGGGCGTCTAGACGGATCGGGAACAGTGTTTTCTGGATGATCCTGCTATCGACGATCGCCGTCGACCAATTGACCAAAGTCATCGTGCAGGCAAAGATGGCGGAGCATGAATCGATTCCGCTCATCCCCAACATATTTCACCTGACCTACGTCCTCAATCCCGGCGCCGCCTTCGGCATGCTGGCCAACAAGACCGTCTTTTTTATCGCCGTCACACTGGTCGTCGTCGGCGGCATTTTGTATTTTTATCGCCGCGTGCCGGAGGATCAGATCTGGATGCGCCTGGGTCTGGCCCTGCAAGCCGGCGGCGCTGTGGGCAACCTGATCGACCGGATCCGCACGGGCCTGGTCATCGATTTTTTTGACTTTCGCGTCTGGCCTGTCTTCAATGTGGCCGATACGGCCATCTCTATCGGCGTGGGGCTGATCATGCTCAGCCTGTTGCTTGCGCCGGATGAGGAGAAAAAGCCTGTGCCGTCCAGCGAGTCGACAGGCTCCGGCGAATAATTTAGAAAAAACGGTTGAGTTTCGCGCCATTGATAAGATGCTGACTCGAGTTGCGCTAGGGAGCGCTGGATTCTGTAGGAATGGAGCCAGAACGCCATGCCTTTTAAAAGGATAGAATCCCCAAATAGCCAGGCCCCAAATGCCCCTGACTTGGCGACAGAGGAATTGGACCTTGAGGTTGATTTGGAGGGGGGCGAACCCGGCAACCCCCAACGGCCCGAACTGGTCCGTCTGTCCGTCACGCCGGCAGAGGCCGACAGTCGCGTTGATGTCTGGCTGGTGCAGAAGGGGCTTGTGCCCTCGCGCTCCCACGGCCAGAACTGGATCAAAGAGGGCCTCGTCACCCTGGACGGGGGGCCATTGAAAGCCAACTACCGCCTGCGTCCCGGCGATGTGATCGAGGTGGCGCCGCCTGCGCCGGAAGCAGTGGAGATCCTCCCGGAGGACATCCCGCTGGAGATTGTCTTCCAGGACGCCGACATCGCCGTGATCAACAAACCGGCCGGCCTCGTCGTCCACCCGTCTGAGGGTCACTGGCAGGGCACACTCGTCAATGCGCTGCTCTACCACATCAAAGACCTGTCAGGGATCAACGGCGAACTGCGGCCCGGTATCGTCCATCGTATCGACAAGGATACCTCCGGCCTGCTGGTGGTCGCGAAAAACGATCGCGCCCACATCCACCTGACAGAGCAGGTGAAGGACCACCGGGTGCGCCGCGAGTACCTTGCCATCGTTCACGGTGTCATCGGCGCGGAAACGGGCCGGGTCGAGGCGCCCATCGGCCGCGATCCGAAAGACCGCCAGCGCATGGCCGTCATCGCCGGCGGAAAAAGCGCCGTCACCCATTTTCGCGTTCTGGCCCGCTACCCCGAACAGGGCTTTAGCCTGCTCCACTGCCGTTTAGAGACGGGACGGACCCACCAGATCCGCGTCCACCTCGCCCATATCGGTCACCCCGTCGCCGGCGACCCCAAGTACGGCCCTCGCAAGGTGGCTTTTGGTCTCACCGGGCAGGCGCTCCACGCTTGGAAGCTCGAATTCGTCCATCCTCGCAGCGGAGAACCCGCGCAATTTCAGGCAGACCCGCCGGCATCTTTCGTACAGGTGCTCGAAGCGCTTCAGACAAACCAAACAAATCAAAGGGACCAAGTAAATCAATCGGACCAAACGAATCTAGCGACTCAGGCGACCCACAAGGACTCACCGTTGACAAAATTCGACCTTTCAAGGTATACTAATCAGGAACAGGAACCCCCCTTTAATTCGGTCCCGTGAGGCCGGCAAGGTTGGGAATCGTGAGTGTAGGACATACGTGCGCGCTTCGCTTGCAGGCAGGTTTTGCCTCGGGTAAAAGGCGCTTCCTTGCATGAGACGATAAGCCTATCTTTGCCGGTGACGGTGGGGATAGGCTTTTTTGCTTTCCCCCGACGCGAAAGGAGGACCCAGGATGAAGCTCCTCAACAAAGCCCTGCTGATGGATGACGACGCTATCCGTCGCGCCATCACCCGCATCGCCCATGAGATCCTGGAAAAGAACGAGGGCATCGAAAACCTGGCCCTTGTCGGCATCCGGCGGCGCGGCGTCCCGCTGGCCAAACGGCTGCAGGAGAAAATCCAGGAGATTGAGGGGACAACAGTGCCCCTTGGCGCGCTGGACATCACCCTCTACCGGGACGACCTGACGACCCTCGATGTGCAACCCGTCATTCATAAGACTGAGGTTCCTTTCTCTCTCAACGGCAAAAAGGTCGTCCTCGTCGACGACGTGCTCTATACGGGCCGCACCGTGCGGGCCGCCCTGGACGCTCTGATCGACATCGGCCGTCCCCAGGTGATCCAACTGGCCGTCCTGATCGACCGGGGCCACCGGGAACTGCCCATCCGGGCCGACTATGTGGGCAAGAACGTGCCCACCTCCAAAAGAGAAGTGATCTCTGTCCGCGTCATGGAAGTGGATGGAGAGGACGGCGTTTCCATCCAAGACATGGTCGATTGATGGATCGCCGGTCGCCTCGCGGCATACACCGGGGGGCTTTTTTGCGGACATTTTCGCGGACAACCTATGCAACCAACTACGGACGAGGGGGACGAGGCATTCATGGCATGGCAGCACAAAGACCTGCTGGGCTTGCGCGGCTTATCGAAGCAGGAGATCGAGCTGATTCTGGACACGGCGGCGCCGATGAAAGACATCATCGGTCGCGACATCAAGAAGGTCCCCACACTGCGCGGAAAATCCGTTGTCTGCCTCTTTTACGAGGCATCCACACGGACCCGCACCTCCTTTGAACTGTCCGGCAAGTTCATGAGCGCCGACACGGTGAACATCGCCGCCTCCAGCTCTTCTGTCGTCAAAGGGGAGTCGCTCATCGATACGGGCAAAACCCTCGACGCCATGGGCACTGACATCATCGTCATCCGCCACGCCGCCTCGGGGGCGCCCCATCTGCTGGCCAAGCATGTGAAGGCCCGCGTCATCAACGCCGGCGACGGCGCCCATGAGCACCCCACCCAAGGGTTGCTCGACATGTACACCATCAAGGAACGCAAAGGCCGCCTGGAAGGCCTGACGGTGACCATCCTGGGCGATGTGCTCCACTCGCGGGTGGCCCGCTCGAACATCTGGGGACTGCGGACGATGGGCGCCGAGGTGCGCGTCTGTGGACCCTCGACCCTGCTGCCGCCGGAACTGGCGGCCACCGGGGTACAGGCCTTCACGTGCATCGAGGAGGCTCTCGAAGGCGCTGATGTGGTCAACGTGCTGCGCCTGCAACTGGAGCGGCAGAAGAAGGGGCTCTTCCCGACGATCCGCGAGTATGCCCGCCAATTCGGCCTCAACCAGGAGCGGCTCAAGCGCTGCAAATCAGATGTGCTCGTGCTCCATCCGGGACCGATGAACCGGGGCGTCGAAATCGCCGACGATGTGGCTGACGCCGATTTCGCGGCCATTGAGGAGCAGGTGACCAACGGGGTGGCTGTGCGCATGGCCATACTGTACCTGATGATGGGAGGAAGCGGCAGTGGCGCTGTACATTAAAGGCGGGCGGGTCATCGACCCGGCCAACGGCATCAATAAAATCGCTGACATCAAAATCGAAGAGGGCGTCATCGCCGGCATCGATGATTTCGCGGGCGCGATCACCGCAGCGGACGAGGTCATCGACGCGGCAGGCAAACTGGTCGTCCCCGGCCTGATCGATATCCACTGCCACCTGAGAGAGCCGGGCCTGGAGGCGAAAGAGACCATCGCTACAGGCACCCGGGCGGCGGCCCGCGGCGGCTTCACCGCCGTCTGCGCCATGCCGAACACGAAACCGGTCTGCGATTCCCAGACGGGCGTGGAGTTCATCTACAATCGGGCCAAGGCGACGGGCCTTGTCCGTGTCTACCCCATCGGCGCCATCACCAAGGGCTCGGACGGCCAGGAACTGGCCGAGATGGCCGACATGGCCGCCTGCGGCGCTGTGGCCTTCTCCGACGACGGCAAACCGGTGCCCCGCTCCGACATCATGCGGCTGGGTTTGCAATACGCCCAGATGGTCGGCAAGGTGATCATCAGCCACTGCGAAGACCCGGAACTGGCGAAAGACGGCGTTATGCACGAAGGCTACTGGTCAACGGTGCTCGGCCTGCGCGGCAT of Heliomicrobium undosum contains these proteins:
- a CDS encoding DUF5665 domain-containing protein; this encodes MEREEPQVDRRLVESLNERIAMLAVDMEKIRVAEYVDLFNDPKRLLYLNFLAGLARGLGMTVGFTVLGAVAVLILRELVVLNLPLIGGFIAEVVRMVQTQLGM
- a CDS encoding TraR/DksA C4-type zinc finger protein; this encodes MPDSHEAAWWRLNAMETDIRDQLTHMTQDALGESMGESIQELSLYDNHPADVGSEVYERGKDLGTRDRYSRELDEIANAKRRISEGIYGICEKCHQRIPDERMEAVPTATLCIECQSHEEELHPDRHPRPIEEDVAPYPWGGNSDNLFSIGEHGTDRDENDPTMFDGEDTWQILAQYGSSDTPSDIEFTPEYPKIAPNHFERVGGTEAIEMIPVEKGKDGVFYQDMDGVDDEEGPHRL
- a CDS encoding alpha/beta-type small acid-soluble spore protein — translated: MPNRNKAVFPGAQGALDRFKYEVAAEIGLANKVQSAGWENMTTREVGSIGGFMTKKMVQLAEQQLAQSNGVSATLARSAGSDAQQGALQDSGR
- the lspA gene encoding signal peptidase II, whose protein sequence is MSHGASRRIGNSVFWMILLSTIAVDQLTKVIVQAKMAEHESIPLIPNIFHLTYVLNPGAAFGMLANKTVFFIAVTLVVVGGILYFYRRVPEDQIWMRLGLALQAGGAVGNLIDRIRTGLVIDFFDFRVWPVFNVADTAISIGVGLIMLSLLLAPDEEKKPVPSSESTGSGE
- a CDS encoding RluA family pseudouridine synthase, which gives rise to MDLEVDLEGGEPGNPQRPELVRLSVTPAEADSRVDVWLVQKGLVPSRSHGQNWIKEGLVTLDGGPLKANYRLRPGDVIEVAPPAPEAVEILPEDIPLEIVFQDADIAVINKPAGLVVHPSEGHWQGTLVNALLYHIKDLSGINGELRPGIVHRIDKDTSGLLVVAKNDRAHIHLTEQVKDHRVRREYLAIVHGVIGAETGRVEAPIGRDPKDRQRMAVIAGGKSAVTHFRVLARYPEQGFSLLHCRLETGRTHQIRVHLAHIGHPVAGDPKYGPRKVAFGLTGQALHAWKLEFVHPRSGEPAQFQADPPASFVQVLEALQTNQTNQRDQVNQSDQTNLATQATHKDSPLTKFDLSRYTNQEQEPPFNSVP
- the pyrR gene encoding bifunctional pyr operon transcriptional regulator/uracil phosphoribosyltransferase PyrR, which gives rise to MKLLNKALLMDDDAIRRAITRIAHEILEKNEGIENLALVGIRRRGVPLAKRLQEKIQEIEGTTVPLGALDITLYRDDLTTLDVQPVIHKTEVPFSLNGKKVVLVDDVLYTGRTVRAALDALIDIGRPQVIQLAVLIDRGHRELPIRADYVGKNVPTSKREVISVRVMEVDGEDGVSIQDMVD
- a CDS encoding aspartate carbamoyltransferase catalytic subunit translates to MAWQHKDLLGLRGLSKQEIELILDTAAPMKDIIGRDIKKVPTLRGKSVVCLFYEASTRTRTSFELSGKFMSADTVNIAASSSSVVKGESLIDTGKTLDAMGTDIIVIRHAASGAPHLLAKHVKARVINAGDGAHEHPTQGLLDMYTIKERKGRLEGLTVTILGDVLHSRVARSNIWGLRTMGAEVRVCGPSTLLPPELAATGVQAFTCIEEALEGADVVNVLRLQLERQKKGLFPTIREYARQFGLNQERLKRCKSDVLVLHPGPMNRGVEIADDVADADFAAIEEQVTNGVAVRMAILYLMMGGSGSGAVH